TTTGGCGCCGAAGCCGACATAATGTTGCTCGCGCTCGGAGATCTCCACCTGGATGGGCAACTGGCCCTGTGCGTTCAGATGGTCCGCTTCCCGGAATCGCACCGAGCCGATGATTTCGTACGACGCGAGGCGGCGGCGCAGCGCGTCCAGCCGTTCGGGCGAATAGGGCTCGCCGGGACGGATGTCGATGCGGTCCAGCACGAATTTCGGATCGACGGACTTCGTGCCCGAGACAGTGAAGGGGCCGAAGATGGCGACCGGGCCGGGATCGACCTTGAAGGTCACGTCCAGCGTCTGGGAGGCGTGATCGGCCACCACGTCCTTGCCCAGAACCTTGGCGAAGGGGCGGGACTGCGCGCGCAGGCGATCCACGATGACGCGCTCGGCCGCCGTGATGGACGTGGCGCGGGCCCGCTCGCCGGGTATCACCCGCATCTCGCGCGGGGTCGGCGCCCCGGCCACGGGGCGGCCGGCGGGATCGATGACGCGCACCGCGCCGAAGGTGAAGGCGGGGCCGCTGTCCACATCCACGACAACCGGGACAGGGCCGGCTTTCCGGACCCGCTCCACCGTCTCGAAGACGGTCGGGGCATCCACAGGCACGCCCGCGACGGTGATGGTGATGCGGCCGCCGTAATAGCCCTCGGCATAGAGGGCCGCGATGATGCGCTCGCGGTCCGCCAGCGCCCGGCGCACGAGACCGGCGGCGCCCGAGGGAGCCGTGTTCCGCAACCGCTGGAGGTTGGAGGCATCGGTGATGGCGCTGCGAACGGAACTGTCGCCCGTGACGTTCAGCGTCACCGTATAGGGCGTCGCGTCCGGCACCGGGGCGGCGGATTTCGCGCGGCTGGGATCGAACCAGGCGAGCGCCTTGTCGAAGAAGGCGGCGGCATCGTCGGCGGGAGAGGAAGTGCTCTGCGCGCGTGCGTCGGACGCGGCCAGGAGGACTGCGGCAATGAGCGCGGGCGCGCAGGCGTGCGAGAGCGCGACGCGAGGGCCTCGAAGCCCGCGCGGTCGTCCCAACGCCTGTGACCGCCGCCGCTTCAGTCCCTGCCGCAAACCACCCCCACTACGCAACGAGCCCTCATTATGGTCCAAACGCGCCAGGGATTTAACCCCATCGGCCGAATCAGCCGGACCGCTGCCGCGAGCGGCATTTGCTGAATTGAACCTTGCGCCAGGACAGCTAGGGACCTTCCGGCGCCCCCCGACAACCCCTGCTGCCGAACAAGGTTAAAGCTCCGGCGCGCAAGCCGGTTCCTCTGCACGCGGAAGGAGGTGGCGTGGTGCGGGCGGGCGTGGCTGTTCTGCCACACGAGGCGTCCGCATCGCTACCCAAGCGCAAGGCCTCGCTCTAGAACGGTTGACGGGCAGATGCCCGCCTTGAGGTTTTCTTCGCCGAGGAGTTGCCGATGCGTGCCGTATTCGTGGATGCCAGCCCGACCCTCGCCGGCGTAGCCGAGCGGCTGCACCGTGCCGACGACATTCCCCTCGGCATCCATCGCAATCCGGACGTGACGCCTGCCGAACTGCCCGCCGTGCTCGATGGCGCCGAGATCGCCATCATCGACCACACTGCCTTGCCCACCGACATCGCCCGCACCTGCAACGGGCTGAAGCATGTGGTCTTCCTCGGCACCGGCGCGCGCAGCTACATGAACCCGGAGGAACTGGCGGCGCTCGGCATCTCCGTCCACATCATCAAGGGCTATGGTGACACGGCGGTGGCCGAATGCG
The Azorhizobium caulinodans ORS 571 genome window above contains:
- a CDS encoding autotransporter assembly complex protein TamA yields the protein MGRPRGLRGPRVALSHACAPALIAAVLLAASDARAQSTSSPADDAAAFFDKALAWFDPSRAKSAAPVPDATPYTVTLNVTGDSSVRSAITDASNLQRLRNTAPSGAAGLVRRALADRERIIAALYAEGYYGGRITITVAGVPVDAPTVFETVERVRKAGPVPVVVDVDSGPAFTFGAVRVIDPAGRPVAGAPTPREMRVIPGERARATSITAAERVIVDRLRAQSRPFAKVLGKDVVADHASQTLDVTFKVDPGPVAIFGPFTVSGTKSVDPKFVLDRIDIRPGEPYSPERLDALRRRLASYEIIGSVRFREADHLNAQGQLPIQVEISEREQHYVGFGAKYSNTDGSSANAFWGARNLFGGGETLRLDAQLTWYAQGSDSVPTADPFGYRLAATFTKPGILTANEDLVAEAAALREVTDAYVREGGTFTAAVKHRFNDDWNGQIGVDLEQSTVQDAFGTTDPFIAGIPLGLNADTTDNPLDASKGYKFSATVEPFVAFGESGAGPVMLKAQLSAYHAFDEDKRWILAGRVAAGSIIGPELLDVPAQRRFYVGGGGTLRGFDYQSASPRTPTGLIVGGLSYFTASTELRVKITDTIGVVPFFDMGAAFASDVPDFSAMYYSVGLGLRYYTAVGPVRLDFAVPLNPIPGGSQYGVYLSLGQAF